One genomic segment of Misgurnus anguillicaudatus chromosome 23, ASM2758022v2, whole genome shotgun sequence includes these proteins:
- the LOC129454154 gene encoding uncharacterized protein isoform X3 produces the protein MNFRLSSLILLLHIQGFLTLDNFNVTCDELNICAVMGTRVTVKCFYSNINIKTGFWFSHKQRTNWRNKDEPEDLTLDSDYSGRVCQRITNSYSRLTIRDPRERDSGEYQLMIIMKDGVKHLSSVTVNLTVSVLQVKMNLESTGQRLKLSCDSSCPLTSEYDYHWYKNGQHLTKKQNIFVSFIGHTDSYFCSKSFLGSTLSVCSCWGVTYTSMSVCALVGSTVDIHSSYSHPTGYTVEETYWEFQNRHLALHEDHQFSGRVEYLGNTLRIKNASMSDTGRYQFRINTNTSDEVSCSSGVYLTVTDTRVRSSPDPVIDGEKVILSCLTTRCTLDNKHTYIWYKNGQQVTDGLTLLNKLYLDSINSEELQEYSCTVREI, from the exons ATGAACttcagactctcatcactgatcctgctgttacacattcaag GGTTCCTAACATTGGATAACTTTAATGTAACCTGTGATGAATTGAATATTTGTGCTGTGATGGGGACACGTGTGACAGTGAAGTGTTTTtactcaaacatcaacatcaaaactgggttctggttcagtcataaacagagaacaaactggagaaacaaagatgaacctgaagatttgactttagattcagattactcaggacgaGTGTGTCAGAGGATCACTAACAGCTACTCACGACTAACAATAAGAGAtccaagagagagagacagtggagaatatcagctcatgatcattatgaaggatggagttaaacatctcagctcagtcacagtcaatctaacagtttcag ttttacaggtgAAGATGAATCTTGAATCTACAGGACAGCGACTAAAACTGAGCTGTGATTCCTCCTGCCCTTTAACTTCTGAATATGATTACCACTGGTACAAGAATGGAcaacatttaacaaaaaaacaaaacatatttgtATCATTCATTGGACACACTGACAGTTATTTCTGCTCTAAGTCTTTTTTAGGGTCCACTTTatctgtgt gtagctgttggggtgtgacttacacctctatgagtgtttgtgctttagtgggatcaacagtagatattcactcttcatactcacatcccactggatATACAGTAGAGGAAACATACTGGGAATTTCAAAACAGACACTTGGCTCTACATGAGGATCATCAGTTTTCTGGTCGTGTGGAGTATTTGGGAAACACACTGAGAATAAAAAATGCCAGCATGAGTGACACTGGAAGATATCAGTTCAGGATCAACACTAACACATCAGATGAAGTTTCTTGTTCTTCTGGAGTCTATCTTACTGTTACAG ATACACGAGTGAGAAGCAGTCCAGACCctgtgatagatggagaaaaagtgatattaagctgTTTAACCACAAGATGCACTCTGGATAAcaaacatacttacatctggtataagaatggacaacaggtaacagatggattgacattattaaacaagctgtacctggactcaatcaacagtgaggagctacaagagtattcctgtactgtaagag AGATATGA
- the LOC129454154 gene encoding uncharacterized protein isoform X4 gives MNFRLSSLILLLHIQGFLTLDNFNVTCDELNICAVMGTRVTVKCFYSNINIKTGFWFSHKQRTNWRNKDEPEDLTLDSDYSGRVCQRITNSYSRLTIRDPRERDSGEYQLMIIMKDGVKHLSSVTVNLTVSVLQVKMNLESTGQRLKLSCDSSCPLTSEYDYHWYKNGQHLTKKQNIFVSFIGHTDSYFCSKSFLGSTLSVCSCWGVTYTSMSVCALVGSTVDIHSSYSHPTGYTVEETYWEFQNRHLALHEDHQFSGRVEYLGNTLRIKNASMSDTGRYQFRINTNTSDEVSCSSGVYLTVTDTRVRSSPDPVIDGEKVILSCLTTRCTLDNKHTYIWYKNGQQVTDGLTLLNKLYLDSINSEELQEYSCTVREI, from the exons GGTTCCTAACATTGGATAACTTTAATGTAACCTGTGATGAATTGAATATTTGTGCTGTGATGGGGACACGTGTGACAGTGAAGTGTTTTtactcaaacatcaacatcaaaactgggttctggttcagtcataaacagagaacaaactggagaaacaaagatgaacctgaagatttgactttagattcagattactcaggacgaGTGTGTCAGAGGATCACTAACAGCTACTCACGACTAACAATAAGAGAtccaagagagagagacagtggagaatatcagctcatgatcattatgaaggatggagttaaacatctcagctcagtcacagtcaatctaacagtttcag ttttacaggtgAAGATGAATCTTGAATCTACAGGACAGCGACTAAAACTGAGCTGTGATTCCTCCTGCCCTTTAACTTCTGAATATGATTACCACTGGTACAAGAATGGAcaacatttaacaaaaaaacaaaacatatttgtATCATTCATTGGACACACTGACAGTTATTTCTGCTCTAAGTCTTTTTTAGGGTCCACTTTatctgtgt gtagctgttggggtgtgacttacacctctatgagtgtttgtgctttagtgggatcaacagtagatattcactcttcatactcacatcccactggatATACAGTAGAGGAAACATACTGGGAATTTCAAAACAGACACTTGGCTCTACATGAGGATCATCAGTTTTCTGGTCGTGTGGAGTATTTGGGAAACACACTGAGAATAAAAAATGCCAGCATGAGTGACACTGGAAGATATCAGTTCAGGATCAACACTAACACATCAGATGAAGTTTCTTGTTCTTCTGGAGTCTATCTTACTGTTACAG ATACACGAGTGAGAAGCAGTCCAGACCctgtgatagatggagaaaaagtgatattaagctgTTTAACCACAAGATGCACTCTGGATAAcaaacatacttacatctggtataagaatggacaacaggtaacagatggattgacattattaaacaagctgtacctggactcaatcaacagtgaggagctacaagagtattcctgtactgtaagag AGATATGA